Proteins from a single region of Candidatus Rubrimentiphilum sp.:
- a CDS encoding squalene/phytoene synthase family protein, with amino-acid sequence MTSADAYCRELATKHYENFAVASWFVPSDLRLDLMRFYAFCRTTDDLGDESPSRESALAGLARWREETEALFAGKEPAHPVLIALRETIARHGLEAQPFLDLISANVQDQTVHSYQAWPELLGYCMLSAAPVGRVVLKIFGLHDGAARKLSDDVCIGLQLANHAQDVSRDVKIGRSYLLQEDVDTSGVHGAVRALVERARALLASGESLEAMTRGALRLQLALYRLGGLAICDAIERIQFRTDVTRPSVSKATKVALLIRAAIALAQRNGRTEC; translated from the coding sequence GTGACGAGCGCCGACGCGTACTGCCGCGAGCTGGCGACCAAGCATTACGAAAACTTCGCGGTGGCTTCGTGGTTTGTGCCGTCGGATCTGCGCTTGGATCTCATGCGCTTTTACGCGTTTTGCCGCACGACCGACGATCTCGGAGACGAAAGCCCCTCAAGGGAGTCCGCGCTCGCGGGTTTGGCGCGTTGGCGCGAAGAGACCGAAGCGCTATTCGCGGGCAAGGAGCCGGCGCACCCGGTACTGATAGCGTTGCGCGAAACGATCGCGCGTCATGGGTTGGAGGCGCAGCCGTTTTTGGATTTGATTTCGGCCAACGTGCAGGACCAAACCGTGCACTCGTATCAGGCGTGGCCGGAACTCCTTGGATACTGCATGCTGTCGGCGGCGCCGGTTGGCCGAGTGGTCTTGAAGATCTTCGGTCTGCACGACGGCGCGGCGCGAAAACTCTCCGACGACGTCTGCATCGGTTTGCAGCTGGCTAACCACGCGCAAGATGTGAGCCGAGATGTAAAGATCGGGCGCTCGTACCTGCTGCAAGAAGACGTCGACACAAGCGGCGTGCATGGGGCGGTGCGGGCGCTGGTCGAACGCGCCCGGGCGCTCTTGGCGTCGGGCGAGAGTCTCGAAGCGATGACTCGCGGCGCCCTGCGCTTGCAGCTCGCGCTCTATCGCCTGGGAGGCTTGGCGATTTGCGACGCGATCGAGCGCATCCAGTTCCGCACGGATGTAACGCGGCCGTCGGTATCGAAGGCGACGAAGGTGGCGCTTTTGATTCGGGCGGCGATTGCTTTGGCCCAGCGCAACGGCAGGACAGAGTGCTGA